The genome window TAGGGGTCCCTACTAATGTATTAATGGAAGCCTCATCTACAATGTTTAAGTGATGTCTTATTCCCGTGATCTTTAGAGATTATAAAATAAATAGATGGAAAATTTAATGTTTAGCTACAATATAGTTCTTGTACCTCTCCAAAAGACAATACTTATCTTGGTCATCATCATCACCTATGTCATTATATATATTAATATATATTATTATATTAATCATTTTTAGATTATATTTTTGAAACTCATTTTAAGTTACTGATCATCCTTATACATAATTATATCTTTTCCCAAAATTAATTAATATAGATACATTAATTGTCGCAAAGTTCTTATAGCCATATAAAATTAAAACTCTGTGGATAAAAGTGGCTAGTGCGATAGTCCTTATAAATACAGACGCTGGAGGAGAAGAAGAGGTATTCGAAAAGCTAAAAAACATGAATGAAGTCGTGGAAGCGTACGTAGTTTATGGGGTATATGATATCGTAATAAAAGTTGAAACTGAGAATATGGATAAGCTTAAGAATTTCATTAGTAATTCCATACGAAAGATACCGAAAGTAAGATCGACATTAACAATGATAATAATGGAGGGAAGAAGTGTAATAAAGAAATGAAATATGTAATAGGAATTGATGACCATGATTCCTACAAGTTTGGATGTACTACACATTTTTCTATTATTCTAACCTCCTATTTATATAAAAATCATAGTACTATTTTATTAGACTTACCTTACTTAGTTAGATTAAATCCAAATGTACCTTGGAAAACAAGAGGCAATGCTAGTATAAAACTCGTTGTCGACTTTAATGGAACAAAGAAAGAGCTAGCGGATATAATTTTCTCGTATTCGGTTAAATATGCTAAAGATGTTTCACTAGCACTAGAACATGGAAGAAAACCTGGAATAGCAATAATCGAATATGATAAATATAAAACTTTATTCGAAGAACTATATAATTTCTATACTAAAGCAGTATCGGATATTGTTCCTATAGATTATGCGAAAAATTTCGCAGAAAAAAACGATATAGAAATTAGAGGGGATAGAGGTATTATCGGAAGTATTGCAGCGTTAGGAATGAGTGGAGACTATACCTATGAATTAATTACTTATAGGAAAAAAGAAAATTGGCTCAAAAAGAGAATGATAAATAAAGACTCAGTAAAGAAAGTAGATGAAGAGACGTTCCCGCTAACATTTGCAAATTACGATTATATAAATGATGTTCCCCTTATAACTCCACATGGAAGTGATCCAATCCTATATGGTATTAGAGGAACTTCCATTGAACATCTACTTAAAGCTATGAAATTGATAGAATCGGATGAAGATATTGATTTTTTCGCGGTGTTTAAGACTAATCAAAGTACTGATGTTCACTTCCAAAAAATTGGTAACTATTTCTATCAGCAAACTAGGAAAGTCGTAAAAATAAAAAATGTAAGGATACTTGAAGGAGGAGATGTAATAATT of Sulfolobus sp. E5-1-F contains these proteins:
- a CDS encoding Lrp/AsnC ligand binding domain-containing protein, yielding MASAIVLINTDAGGEEEVFEKLKNMNEVVEAYVVYGVYDIVIKVETENMDKLKNFISNSIRKIPKVRSTLTMIIMEGRSVIKK
- a CDS encoding tRNA(Ile)(2)-agmatinylcytidine synthase, whose amino-acid sequence is MKYVIGIDDHDSYKFGCTTHFSIILTSYLYKNHSTILLDLPYLVRLNPNVPWKTRGNASIKLVVDFNGTKKELADIIFSYSVKYAKDVSLALEHGRKPGIAIIEYDKYKTLFEELYNFYTKAVSDIVPIDYAKNFAEKNDIEIRGDRGIIGSIAALGMSGDYTYELITYRKKENWLKKRMINKDSVKKVDEETFPLTFANYDYINDVPLITPHGSDPILYGIRGTSIEHLLKAMKLIESDEDIDFFAVFKTNQSTDVHFQKIGNYFYQQTRKVVKIKNVRILEGGDVIIRTTDDDVLFVYKETGELNSAAKLLKEGDEIVAYGAIKPSIAYGKIIELERFEILKLYDTQLVNPKCPICGGSTKSLGKNKGYKCKKCKYIINTHNKSIKNIMRNLSLGMYQTRAYRHLTKPIFLELENNNQSFYEEKKFLETFRSELYKINYYYII